From the Pseudorasbora parva isolate DD20220531a chromosome 2, ASM2467924v1, whole genome shotgun sequence genome, the window TGTGCCCGTTTTGCCTTGAGGAAGTGTGCTGAAGATAATCAAAAGCGTTTCAGTCCCATGGCTGTTAACACTATCTTGCACCATTTCTATGTTGACGATTGTTTGGTATCGGTTGGCTCTGAAGAGGAAGCAGTGTTGCTATGTCGAGAGCTTAGGGCTTTGTGTGCTGAAGGCGGCTTTAAGCTCACTAAATGGACCAGTAATCGACGCATCGTCCTCTCTACTATTCCTCAGGAGGAACGAGCCAAAGAGTTGAAAGATCTGGATTTGGATTGCGACGCTTTGCCTGTAGAGTGTGTCTTGGGGGTATAGTGGTGTGTTCAATCTGATTTGTTTAAGTTCAAAATCACCCTCAGAAACCACCCTTTCACAAGAAGAGGAATGTTGTCAGTGATTGGTTCAATTTACGACCCTCTTGGGTTTTTGGCACCTGTTGTTTTGTCTGCCAAGAAAATCCTCCAAGACCTTTGCAGGAGACGTTTGGGATGGGACGATCCTTTGCCCTCTTCTGTCGTTGAAGCTTGGATGGCTTGCTGGAAGACCTTTGTTATCTTGAAAATTGGAAGGTCAGTAGGTGTTTAAAACCTGTGGACTGTGGTAATCTTGTTTCTGCTCATCTTCACCACTTTGCGGATGCGAGTGAGGAAGGATTTGGAACAGTGACTTATCTGTTGATCCATCATGATAGTGggcaaacacacactgcatttgtAATGGGAAAGGCACGAGTAGCTCCCCTTAAACTTGTCACGATTCCCCGTATGGAGCTGACTGCTGCGGTGGTGGCTAGCAGGATGGACAAGTTGTGGCGGAAAGAGATGCAAATGGACCTCCAAGAGTACCAAAGGGTGTTCTGTCTATGGAGGATATGGTTGCAGCAGAATCAGATATTATcagtttttgtcaaaaaataatGTTTCCGGAAGAGCTGGCTAACTTGAAGAAAGGAGAGTGTGTAAGGAGGACAAGTCACCTCTACAAGCTTAACCCGATCCTGGATGGTGGTCTTGTTATGGTCGGAGGACGTCTTAGTAGAGCAGCTATGCCAGTCGAAGCAAAACATCCGGTTATACTGGCTAAAGATCAACATGTTTCCAGTCTTGTTCTCCGTCATGTACATGAAGAAACAGGTCATGGTGGACGAAACCATATGCTTTCTCATCTGCGCCAAAAGTATTGGATTCCTGGTGCCTGTGCTGCCATCAGAAAGGTTTTGGCTAGGTGTGTCATCTGCCGTAGGTTGTCTGCTTCACCTGGACGTCAGAAAATGGCTGACCTTCCTCACAACAGAATAACTCCTGATGAGCCTTCTTTTAGTCGAGTTGGTTTGGATTGTTTCGGACCGTTTGAGGTTAAACATGGGAGAGCCATGGTCAAGAGGTATGGGCTCATTTTTACCTGTTTGGCGATACGAGCCATTCACCTTGAAGTTCTTTTATCTTTGAAAACGGACTCCTTCATCAACAGTTTTAGAAGGTTTGTGGCGAGACCAGGTCAAGGCCTGGAAATCCGCTCAGATAATGGTACTAACTTTGTGGGCGCCGAGTGTGAATTGAGGGAAGCCATTGAGAATCTGAAGCAGAACCTTGTAAATGATATGCTGTTACGAAAGAATGTGAAATGGGTTTTTAATCCCCCAGCAGCGTCACACCATGGAGGTGCTTGGGAGAGATTAATTCGGTCAGTCCGTAAAGTACTAAATTCCATTTTGAAAACTCAGACCCTGGATGAAGAGAGCTTGGTGACAGTGTTTTGTGAGGCCGAATCGATTGTTAACTTCTTAATCCGCACCGGATCGTGGGCGGGGCGTCTGACGcaagtgggcgtgtctctacttataattacttttgttttatacaaactgttcaatcaactatcacaaactatgcatcatttgaaagctaaaacactcaagattcatgttctgaactcgtttttgcaataaatacaccagagaggaaagggttaaattaaatgctaaagcagtggctatttaaacattagcataatgaacgcggtactcatctttcatctcctgacgttcagatcagatcggacgaatccacgaaacaacagcatacatgtctgtgtaagagtccactcttcaaaatgcatcccacttttaatccaaaacaacgaaaaaataaggggaaaaaactaaaaatcctccGTTGTTTGCATAAGCGTTTTGTGTTAagagtaatcaatcatgtccattttcaatgaaatagcgattgtaagccttattttgacaatctcccctgtactgtggactgttccggttatattaaaccctcccaggtctctctccttcaatcaAAAGCTGACTAGGACACATAAATAGAAAGGGAGCGCGTCACTGGGTGAtacatctgtcagtcaaactcgccGGTCCTTCGTTGGATAAGTCAATGCCTAGCCAATGCATAGCCAGCATagatttgattgatggatgtagtaacgaatcaaaagacaatattttgcgtaGTTTCTGTAAGAGATGTCGTAAGAAGCATTGGTGAATACCTCATGCTTACTTAGCTGTTACTTAGCGTCGTCTCCACAGTTTTCATTCATCGTATCCAGCGCCTGCCAGTGTGAgcgcacacacttacacacaacgcgcagactaaataagagactgtttttatcaactaaatgagttttttttacacttgtaaattctgtaaatagttgttttagttatcagggactgcaaatgcattataattagcagtttattgcagatttatttgaataaaaactactctttactattacacaaatgttctaatataattggactttattgaaaggacgcccagtcttttttgacataaaagcttacagaagctacatttttgagagaatcgtcctcaaattttaatcaaagcatgatcagacattcagttttatatttaggttattttcaaggcataaaaattaaaatctaatatttttttccataagggaataataaaaaaataaaaacgtgagtcacttacatgcatatttccccttgttttaatctgtccctatactatttgagttattatgacttttgggtaacataatttaaagtgtctagtttaaaataagaccacatttatggatatagaccatagggtttaagagctgcagacatttttatttggggtatgtcatttttttatttatttctcagcaCAGGGCGAGGGTTAAGAGGTTAACAGCCGTCCAATAACGAAAGCATCAACTGATCCTCAAGACTTGGAGGCATTAACCCCGAACCATTTACTTCTGCTTAAATCGCAGCCGTTGTTGCCACCAGGATTGTTCGAGAAGGTGGATGTTTACGGTCGTCGCCATTGGAAACAAGTGCAGTATATGTCAGATTTGTTCTGGAAGCGCTGGGTGAAGGAGTACCTTCTTGGACTTCAGGAGCGTCAGAAGTGGAATACTGCCATAAGAAACTTTGTTCCAGGAGATCTTGTGGTGTTAGTGGATGATATGGCACCTCGAAATGCTTGGATTACAGGAAGAATTGTGGATACTGTTCCAGACAAGAATGGGTTGGTGCGACGTGTACGGATTAAAAATAGAACCAGCTATCTGGACAGGCCGATAACAAAAGTCTGCCTTCTGCAGGAAGCAGAGGGGCAGTGAAGATCTTTGGATATGGTGGTCATTACATTATTGACATTGTTGGACATTGAATGTCTTTTAAAAGACTAGTAGTTCACCTAGTTCACTTTGTATGTTGACTGGTGTCTGTCTCCCACGGGATGATGGTGGTTAATTATTACCATGAATAATTTGGGGCCGGAATGTAGAAGCCATACATTGggtctgattttttttataatatttcctctttttctATGCTGTTGTGTGTGCATGCGCTAATTGACGTCATCGGTTACTGTGGGTGGCACTGGGGGCGTGGTGTCTTTATTAGTGTGTGTGCTCACCTGTGCGGGGGAATGGGTTTGGATCATGGCGGCAGGGTGAGTATAGGGAGAAACTTTCTGTTGAACGTCACCGTACTCATCAACATCTTGTGAATGCACTGTCTCAGGTATACTTGTGTGATACATGAAGAACATCTATCAAGTAAGTGTTTGTTCCTTGTGCAATAAAGACTTAACATTTTGTGCAATGGGTCAGCGTGACGCGTCTTCAGTGTTAACCCACATGTCTTAGCCTGCCGCGGCGTTTGGATTAATTTTGGAGTATATACGCCGCAATaactatgttgttgttgttgttgttttttatacagtgggtcataatatagcatatctttgtcagtgtggtttgtggtgttaggaattgtttttctgtgcattttcacactaactcaaaGCAAGCGTACACTGCCTCCTGAGCTGGTGTAGGATaagcgcgcgtgtgtgtgtatgtgtatgtgtgtgtgcatacaccacctcctgacgtaggatttgagcgtgccgtacgccaacatcaatattgataaatctcagtcaccgtgggtttgggtgtacgctgaaaatttggtgtacgcacttttgataaatgagggccattgcgttttcttttcttttttatttgccGCAGCGATGCAGCTTCATATATAAAAATGACAGAGTAAAGccaacaattattatttaataacggCTGGCGATTGCGTACAGCGCGCTTCAAACTGCCCTGGTTAAAGTGCAATTTGTGAGTAGCTCCCGGAACAAAGTTATGAATGAAAAGAATAAGTGCAGAAACGAAATGTATCTTCCTTCAAGTAATTAATACACCAAGCAATACAGCAAATACAGAGTATTTCGGATAGACTTACTTGCGATTCGAGAAAGTAAAATCTCGAATTGCTTTGATCGAATCGTTCGAAGTGATTAAACACTTCACAGCAAACATATGACAAAGTATACTTGAATCACTTATTGAAAatagaaattattatattaaaatgttgaaGAGACAAGGGTTTCTGACCCAACCCTTCAGTATATTATTTGTGAACTAATCTATTTTCAGCAATCATCGTCAAGCTTGTACATGTAGGCAACACTGTACACAGATACGATGATGTACCTTTAATTTCCCCAAGCTGTGCTCACTAAAAACCGCACAAGTGGCTTTCAGGTCATTTAAAGTTTGATTTTGATGTGACAAAGCGGTCTAGAAGTTGCAGAGTTGTATACTTTAATTAGTCTTCCCATTATCGCCATCATTTTCTTCAGGCCGGTCTGTGAATCCGCACGAAAACAAGAGGCAAGATTAACTGCACGAAACATCATATTCAATCATATCCCATCATATCCAATCATATCAATATATCACATGAAGTCACGCATTAGGGAATCTGCTTTAAGTCAATGGCGAGAGAGGAGGCGCACCTCCTTCTGTAACTTCAACAGCGGGTGTTGCTGTTGGACAGTATTACTTCATAAAAAACAGGTACTTGTACTCTTTTAATCATAGattttgttaatatttgctTTGTTTTATTACTGTAATATTGATTATTTTGTATGTAAGGGTGGATggcctacagtggttctgactgcagggttgccgaacgactaaagaaacgttatcagcgtgatggtagaaaactgtacatttcttgtctataaccacccactgcaacttataccaacgacggaaataagcgcagttacaatagcaaaatatgtgggagagcgttgctttaatgtgactatattgtattgcaatagggagcacttcaaagtcaataccaaaccaaaactagttagcaaatcatttataactgaaagaatttaatgacaaaatccagttatggttacacttaaaatagttacaaaatagatgaataagatgataaaacttataccattaatcgtacccagcatgtgtagaatgttacctgagagatagagagagataaagagagatagaaagatagaaagagagagcaaagtgaagagccaaagaaggcccctagAAGCGACAGCCAGAGCAAAAGACAGCGTCAGAGGAAAAGAGCCCCGAGCaacagttgcaatcttcttttatccatcccgtgaccatgtgactgaaaccctgagacattcaaactgaccaatcagaccaatcTTCCCCCACTggactacaggtgtggcacacatttggcctacaggccctcaacatctctctgtctttaggaatcccaaacagccccactgataaaaggggggggggggtaacaaagtaaaacaaatgtctttgttcaaagtcaaatatcaaatatcgttgattattttggattctttcaTGTAAtctagtttttgttttgtttttttgctttgaGGAGGCACCCTTGCTTCCTTTGGAGGAAACGCTGGATCACACATGTGGCTTCTCTCTGCTGTGGATCATCTCGTGTGTTTTTAGGTTATCTGACCGACTGAATTtcttgtcacagtgtgaacacttgtaaggtttCTCTCTGCTGTGGATCCTCTCGTGTGTTTTCAGATGTCCTGACACTCTGAatctcttgtcacagtgtgaacacttgtaaggtttctctccagtgtggattcTCTGATGCTGTTTTAAATGTGTTGCTGTAGTAAAAGTCTTCTCACACTCAAAGCACATGTACTCTCTCACACCAGTGTGTATTTTCtgatgtgtgtgtaaatattgCAGCAGTgagaaactctttccacacacaGAGCATGGATGTGGCTTCTCCTTCATATGAACTCTCAGGTGTGTCTTCATGTTtgatgacaaaataaatgttttcccaCAGTGATCACATGagaacggcttctctccggtgtggatCATCATGTGTTCTTTAAGGTGTGCTGATCgtgtgaaactcttcccacactgatcacatgagaacggcttctctccggtgtggatCATCATGTGTTTTTTAAGGGTTGATGAAGCAGTaaaactcttcccacactgatcacatgagAACGGCTTTTCTCCGGTGTGGATCATCATGTGTTTTTTAAGGGTTGATGAAGCAGTAAAACTCTCcccacactgatcacatgagaacggcttttctccagtgtggatcCTCATGTGTTCTTTAAGGTTTGATGAAGCAGTaaaactcttcccacactgatcacacttgaatggcttctctccagtgtggatcctCATGTGTGCGTTAAGGCTTGATGAAGCAGggaaactcttcccacactgatcacatgagTACGGTGTCTCTCCGGTGTGGATTCTCATGTGTTTCTTAAGGTTTGATGATtgtgtgaaactctttccacactgatcacatgagtacggtttctctccagtgtggattcTCATGTGCCGCTCAAGACTATGTTTCcttgtgaaactctttccacactgagtgcaGGTTGTAGATTTCTCGGCTCTTGTTTTCTTCATAAATGTCTTTTTAGTCTTTAAGCGACTCAACGTTTTTTCTTCAGGTTTGACATGATCTTCCTCCTCCAATTCACTCAGTTCTTCACGCTCCTCGCTCTCTTCCATCATGCCTGAAATGAGAGAAAAAATTAATTTAACTTTTACTATCAAAATTCAAATTTTTGTGAAAGGACATACAGTGAAAGACAAAACTATTAGCCCCCTATGAAAtgtttcattatttattaaatcattCCCAAGTGCCGTTTTAAGGAGCAATAATTTCTTTCAACACAGCATTTCTAAACATAATAgttggagtttttttttaaaaatacaaatagaaACCATATTATAAGTAGTCTACAGGGTATAATTATTAGCCCTCTGATGCTAATAGTCAACAGTGTTTCCCTTTTGCTTGATGACAGCCTTTAGTCATTTGTTGTAGATCTCAACAAGTTTCAGGCATGTCTCCTGAGTCGCAGCCCATTCATCTTTAGTAATTCTCTCAAGCTCCTCCAGATTTGTTGGTCTCTTGGCATGGACTCTGGTCTTCAGTGAAAGACTCACTTTGCTTGTTTGGAGGAAGTTCTTTACCAGAAGTGAGGTTATCATGGTGGAAGTCAAAACATTGACCCAAACATTCCTCCTTAGCAATTCTCTCAAGCTCCTCCAGATTTGTTGGTCTCCCGGCATGGACTCTGGTCTTCAGTGAAAGACTCACTTTGCTTGTTTGGAGGAAGTTCTTTACCAGAAGTGAGGTTATCATGGTGGAAGTCAAAACATTGACCCAAACATTCCTCCTTAGCAATTCTCTCAAGCTCCTCCAGATTTGTTGGTCTCCCGGCATGGACTCTGGTCTTCAGTGAAAGACTCACTTTGCTTGTTTGGAGGAAGTTCTTTACCAGAAGTGAGGTTATCATGGTGGAAGTCAAAACATTGACCCAAACATTCCTCCTTAGCAATTCTCTCAAGCTCCTCCAGATTTGTTGGTCTCCCGGCATGGACTCTGGTCTTCAGTGAAAGactcattttgcttgtttggaGGAAGTTCTTTAC encodes:
- the LOC137090104 gene encoding zinc finger protein 429-like isoform X2, which codes for MMEESEEREELSELEEEDHVKPEEKTLSRLKTKKTFMKKTRAEKSTTCTQCGKSFTRKHSLERHMRIHTGEKPYSCDQCGKSFTQSSNLKKHMRIHTGETPYSCDQCGKSFPASSSLNAHMRIHTGEKPFKCDQCGKSFTASSNLKEHMRIHTGEKPFSCDQCGESFTASSTLKKHMMIHTGEKPFSCDQCGKSFTASSTLKKHMMIHTGEKPFSCDQCGKSFTRSAHLKEHMMIHTGEKPFSCDHCGKTFILSSNMKTHLRVHMKEKPHPCSVCGKSFSLLQYLHTHQKIHTGVREYMCFECEKTFTTATHLKQHQRIHTGEKPYKCSHCDKRFRVSGHLKTHERIHSREKPYKCSHCDKKFSRSDNLKTHEMIHSREKPHV